The Apium graveolens cultivar Ventura chromosome 10, ASM990537v1, whole genome shotgun sequence nucleotide sequence ATTTAAAACCGAAAGTTAAGAACATTCggaaaattaaattttaaaagaaaagTAAGAAGCAATAGGGGAATAAACACTTGGTGTAAATTATGGTAGAACTACTAAAATTTTAcgaaatatattaaaaatatatatttagattactctacatatatacatattataaaaTTAGGTAATTGTTTTgaaaataaatatgcatatatttattataaatatacatatattcattataaatattaatattttattataatatttatttatgtcaTATACTTCGTGTCGTATCGTGTACTCGAAGCAAAAACACAAAACCGATACTAAATCTCgatcgtgtactttcgtgttcgtgtattttcgtgtcgtgtactaaaAATACAAACACAAACACTAAATTTTCGTATCGTGTAAATCGTATCGTGTCCAAAATTACCGGATTTACTTGTTATGCAacttaatttcaaattttaaaaatgcTGATTTTAAGGTTGCATTAGTTGCGTTTCAAGATTTGCAACGGAATcaactttaaaaaaaaattgagaaaaataaaataaaataatgcaCAACATGTTACAGAGGTCAAATCGTATTTTTGCAAATGAAAGTTAAAAAATTGcatttttaaaaataagtttAGTAAAAGACAGtatttttcattttcttttaaaaaaattgttgtattttttttttgaaaaaaccGCTAAGAAATACTAGGAAGACCGGGAGGAATGTTCCATATTTCTTAAGGATTCTTTGTCTTTAAGGTCCAGCCCAGGACATGTGCTTGCACTATGGGCTACTGGGTTACTTAGAACAGTAGTTTTGGGCTTAAAACTTGTCCAAGATACACCAGGTGACTGATTACAAGAAATAATTTTGAGAAGGGCAGCCCATTTACTCACTATGAGCCTGTAACTCGTGCGATGCACAGactaattataatatttgtaattttgtaattttataaaaataaattataaaaaataatatttatatattattgagattaatgtagttaaaatatttacgtattattttggatgtattatattattgaagaattcaaaatttagatagttaaaattttaaaaagtccTTCTACTGCGGCCCATAGGTCGCTTCGCTGGGAGTCTTGGAAAGCAACGTTGTATGTGGATGATTTGATATTGTTTTTGtaatattgatttttttttatttttttcttatttttttttattttgttatgGTATAATTTGAATTACAAAAATTATTTCTGAGAGTGTTTGGTTCCTACAAAAAAGATAAGAAGGAAGTTCAATGCAATTAGAAATTAAGTTAGATTTTAATTTATTGAGTTTGTAGGTATAtcagatacatgatttaattttttaattaaattatatttgtttaaactttGTTTTGGAATGTGTTAACATATTCTTtaggaaggtgttaaccaacctACCAAACGAAATcatttgttatattataatttgaattactaaaattaattctAAAAGTGTTTGGATCCTAAAAAAAGATAAGAAGGAATTTGTCTACGATTAGAAAGTAcgttggataataattcattgAGTTTGTAGGTATGTtatatattagatacatgatttaatttttttaattaaataatatttgttttggAATGTGTTAACATATTTTTTAGGAAGGTGTTGACCAACCGACCAAAAGAAACCATGTTttacttataatagtatagtTTAGATACGAGggatttaatataaattatagaGAAAGATCGAAAATAAAATACATgaaattttattaatttgaacATGACTCAAAATTACTTATTAACTTGAATTTTTGTTGAACTCAATTACATTAAAATTTTATCACCAAAATTAATTATTGTTTGTACACCACATATATACTTTTTTTTCCTAAAGAATGTCGAATTTCATTGATCACTCAAATTGTTTGacaataaaaaattaaaatcGGGGTGAACATCCCCTACCCTCCACCTACGATCAGCTACAGAATAATTGTGTCGCGCTAATTAATGAGCAACCTTGTTCGCAGATCGTTTGACAAATCTAAACATAATATTTTTGTACTTAAAACTTGCAAGAAGAACTCGACATTCATTGATCACACTCCCAACATTCGAGAAGCACTTAATGGAGCTTCGAATGGCTTGTACTATCTGCAAGCAATCAGATTCTATCACATCGTCGCAAAGATCTTTGTTCTTCACCCAACTGGGAGCTCCATGTATCCCAATGGCTTTTACCCGTTCTGGTTTTGGACTACCTCTCTGACATTTGGATCGAGCTTCAACTAATCCACCTTCATGGTCACGAGCTATAAAAGCAAAACTATTGCAACCTGATTTTTCGAAAATGGCAGCATCAAAGTTAACCTTAATAGTATTTATCTTAGGTAGGCACCAGTGTTCATCACCATCCTCTTGAGACATATATCGTAGAAAATGGTTAAAACTACAATCTTGAACACTTTTCCATTATTTAAGGACCGAGCACGCTAATTCTACCACTTCATTAGGCTTAAGGCTACGTTGTTTTCAAATTATATCATTTCTACTTTTTCACAACATCCAACTAACCATGACCGTAATGAAGATATTCTCCTCACTTTGTTGTTAAAACACCACACCATCTGGAGCCACACTTGAAAAAAGTTAAAGGTATCAACAATCTGAGGGATATTAGTTTTCTCCCAACTCGAAACAGCATGTGGACATAACACCAAGATATGCAAGACTGTCTCTACATGACTATTGCACACTGGACAACACTTATGTACGTGGATTTTTTTTGATAAAAGCATATCTTTTGTAGGTAAGCAATTTGTTGCAGCATGGATTCACGTATAACATCGCGCATTAGAAGTTTTTAACCTTGGGTTGAATTTTTAAATTCCATAGTGGCGCAAGAATCCAGAGTTAGCAGCATAATCATTATCTAGTTTCTCCTCATGTATAAGTAGATATATAGTTTTTACCGAATATTTCCCCAATTTCTCACGTCTCCAATACCAGTCATCTGTTCATCTCATTATTAACAGGGATTGAGAGTATAATGTTTGCATTTCTCCTGTCAAACGTATCCACAATTAAGTCGTAGTCCTAATTATTCATATCCATGCTCATCAAAGACGACAACATTTGACCTTTTAAGGATTCCCTATTGGTCTGAATGCAAGCTTCAGTTTCTGAGGGTAACCAAAGATCTTCCAGTATATTTATAGACTGACCATTACCAAATTGATAGCCAATTACACATCTAATGACTTTTTGAGATTCAAGCACACTATGTCAAACATAAATTGGGTTACTACCAATCTTAGCGTTAGGGAAAGAACCATTTAGAAAGTACATGTACTTAAAGTCTTGCTTACCAGGTTTTCGGGGTGCTTTAAAAATCTCCAACCTTGATTACCAAGCATAGAAACGTTGAAATCTCGTAAATTTTTAAATCCCACACCCCCAGTAGATTTCCTTTTGCAAATTCTAGGCCAACTTTGCCAATGTATGTTGCTATGCTATGTAGAACTTGATTTCCACCAAAACTTACACATCAGCCTTTCAAGTTGCTGCAAAACTTCACAGGAACACCACATTGCCTCCTTTTGGCAGAGTCTTTTTATCCCATCCTTGAATGCGACCCTGCATCTTCTCCTTCAAGTACCCAAACATGGTTGATTTATTCCTATCTATTGTGTTGGGCAAGTCCAGATACAAGCTATGATTGTTCGCCTATTTAAAATCAAGTTTTTGATACATCTCAATTTTAATGCATTGTGAGTATTCTTGCTGAAAATTACGGATGATTTGTCAATGTTTATTTGCTGTCCAGAAGCGTGTTCGAAGATCttcatcaaatgcagaatattATGTGCACTTTCTGTAGAGGCTATACACAAAATATAGGAATCGTCAACAAACAATATGTGAGAGATAGGAGATACAGTTCTGGACACTTTGATGCCTTTAATCAATTTACGATCTTCAAAATCATGAAGCAATGATGTGAGGCCTTCAATACAGATGAGAAACAAATATGAAGACAATGGCTCTCATTGCATGAGACCCCTTTTTGGAATAATAGGGCCAAAGGTTATTCTAGCATGAGAGATATTATAATGTACAGAGTATATATAGCTCATGAACAACCTTATAACATTTTGGTCGAACCCCATTTTTAAGAAAACTACTTCTAAAAAATTTCATTCGATGCGGTCATACACTTTTGACATGTCGAGTTTCAATTCCATCTAGAAATCCCTCCTTGTGTCTTTATCTACATATAATGCATAACCTCAAATATTATCATTATGTTATCAGTAATTAATCGACCATGTATGAAAGGGCTTTGAGCTTCAGAGATAATAAAATCAATGACTTGATTTAATCTATTCGCCAATATTTTAGATATGATATTATGAATCAAATACATAAGGATATAGGACAAATATATGTCATGTTCACTGGATTTGGTTTTTTTGGGATCAAAGCAATGTGCGTACCTTTTAGCTGCTAATCGAGAATTCCAGTTTGAAAGAAATTCGGCATAATTATCACTACATCTTTTTCATAATATTCCAGCATTTATGATAAAATCCTGAACTCATTCCATCTGGACCCGGAGATTTTTCCAGATGCATGTTGAATAAAGCATCCCTGACTTCTTTCTCGTCTACTTCAGCAAGTAACACATCATTTTGGTCTCTTGTTACCCTACTTGACACACAGTTAGTCACCTGAGTCTATTCCGTTTTTGATGTAGTAAAAAGTTGGTTAAAGTAGTCCTCCATCGTTTGTTTCGGTGCCATATTCCACTATAGTACCACTGCTATCAAGAAGTGATCCGATGTGAATAGATTTCTTTCTAATCTTCGTAGCTGCATGGAAAAAACTACTATTCTGATCGCCCTCGTTCAACCACAACTGTTTGGATCTGTGACGCCAGAAGACTTCATATTGAGCATACGTTTATGTCAAATTCTTCCTTTCTTCATGAATAACTTTCACTGAATGATTGTCTCTTCTTCTTTTATGATTTTTCAGAATCTTCTTGCTTCCATTTATTCGAATTTTTAAGGTGCCATTAATTTCTCTTCCCTATTCTGAAAGCACATTTGCACAATGAGtaagcttctggtaaaaagaacTGGAATTATTATCCCAAACCTCCTCGACTAAGTGATAGCATATTGGTTCTCTAAGCCGGGCATTTTCAAACCGAAATATTTTTATCCTCTAAACCTTGACATCAAATGTAGGCTCCAATAAAATCGGATAATGATATGAAGTGGAGACTTTTAAATTTGTAAGTTTGGCTTCTTTGAACATGTTTAGAAAATCAGCAATATTAAGAGCTCTATCTAGCCGAACTTCAATATGATTAGTTCTTCCCAAGCCTCGTTCCCAAGTATATGGATGACCACATAAACTCATGTCTATTAAATCGCAATCATTAAGCACTTCTTCAAACCCTTGTATCGATCTATTAGGATATGGTCTGCCATCTCCTTGAGATAGTACATTATTCATGTCACCGATTAAGCATCATGAAGCATTATTGTTACCGATTAAGTTTCTTAGAAGGCTCCAAGTTTCCTCCCTTTTTAAACGATAAAGTTCTCCATAAACACTAGTAAGCTTGTAATTTAACCCTTTTTTAGTTGACACCAGTACATCGATATGGTTTTTATTAAACAAGTTAAGAGAAATTGTGTCCTTGTTACGCCATAAGAGAGTTATTCCTCCACTACGACCGTTAGCTTCCACCTGTATCATTCCCTCAAAACCTAATGACATTCTTATTTTCTCCACTGTTGCTTTCCTGCAAATTGTTTCACATAAAAATTCATAATTGGGTCTCTTTTGGTGAACAATATTTTTAAGGAATCGTAAAACCCATGGGGTCCCAAACCCATGGAAATTCCAACTGAGAATACTCATAATGCTAGGCGAGCACCTCCGAGGGTGCTCGCCTCTTGTCCATTTTTTGAGTCCCGAATATAATTATTTGGGATTGTCTGTTCAGTGTGCATATTCGTGTCTTCAACAGTATCCAAAATTGTGTTGATGTTAAAGCCCATTTGGTTTGCCAAGCCCAATCCATCTTCTATCCTGCATTTTTTGGATTCGGTTACAGTTAGCATTTCATGCTCATTAGTTAGCAAGATTTTAGTATTAGCATTATAGGAAGTGCTTATCCCTTTGTTCGTGCTCTGGTTAGAGATTTTGAAATTTGTATTTCCAAATTTTACTCCCTTGTCAACAACCAGCTGATTTTGTGGAGCTAAATGTGGATCTTGATTACTACTATCTCCTATAGACTAAGACTGGAAACTTGTCCCAAAGCCGTTTCGATCATCGCCTTCATTTTCACTTCTTAGCCATTTTGCACCTATTGGTTTGATTTGCTTTCTGAACGTAGCTCTCATCCAAGGGTCGTAAGGTTTAAAAATTTTGTTCTCAGATGTATCAAACAAGAGACTACAATACTTATCATTCTCATACTTGAAAGATATCCAGTACCAATATTCCTCTGTTTTCTTGATCTTCATCTTACGTTTGATAGGTTTATTCACGTTTATATAACACGAACACAAAATTAATCTCTTCATACACCTGTAAAATTACTAGGACACGATGCTACGAATTTCTCAATGCTATTTCCCACTTTTGTGATTATTCGTTTCGTCATGAACCCTATTTTGAGATAATAAACTTGAACCCATAGCTCCAAAATATTCAAATCAACATTCTGAGGATTTCTCTATCTCTTAGACAACGCATTATCAAAGCATTCCTATTGAAAGACCATATACATCCCTTCATTACTCTCTTAACGTCCACTTCATGGTAAAATTGAAACAAAAAAAGATTTGTTTATATCTTCTTCATCTGACACCTATACCCGGTCCCCAAAGGGTTGTCAGTGTTTATTGCATTGCGGAGAAATCCACATGCCCCTCTAAAAAGAATCGAGCCACCACACATAGTTTTGCTTTAAAACCAATCCCATGTTGAACACTGTTAGATATTGAGTGTAATGAAATATAatacagaggggggggggtgaatgtgtttttttgGATTTTAATTGGCTTTGAAAGTATTTGGCTTATAAATGAACAAAGAAGATATGAACTTGTAGcgataaattatttaattttaagcacacaaacaaaatatcaaaaactcacttgattgtattaatcaaatttattttaCTACAAATCTGTtttcttgaaaataagaactcagccACAAATCTCGAGAGAAAATACAAGATATTTCTAGGTCTATCTGATAtttctaaactaaggacccgtgcatgttttatagaccaacaacacgggtttacaaaacttgcattAAAATGTACTAACACATTTTTTAAAGCTATCTTGTCTATTTCCATTTCcagtgttagcaaatctgtgcagaatcttgttggtcagtgaccctcctttgtccagtgaatcttggcccttcaTCTTGAATTCTTCAAGCTACATTTGTAGTTTTTTCAATTTAGTGATATAATTGTTTGTTGACcgataatcttggatattgaatttgtctgcattctgaatttgagatagtttgtcgagatctctttttgttatgtagagatgtcacatatcaATAAGTATAacaacttatcgatatcttgagttctctacgTGTGTCTTTGACTTATCaaggtctccagttctctacatgtagaatgacttgtcgatatctccaattctctacataggcttttgacttgtcgatatctctcgttctctacatgaagatttgacttgtcgatatctctagatctctacatgcagaaatgacttgtcgatatctccagttatCTACATAgacatttgacttgtcgatatctgagatctctacatgcgtattgacttgttgatatctctttggacttctctacaagtcattttggacttctcggcAGACTTCTTGATATcccttgatatgtgacttgtcgatatatgaCTTAAAACtttttttcctaaaacagtattattcaactccaaactgCTACACTTTTTTCTGGGTTTGATCTTCTTCAGAGTTTACTCCTTAGCTTGAAggttgttcacagaaaaatcctccagtctaatctacttaacatttttacaaactcaagaaatacaattacaaaataaaaatttagattatcatacaacttatccttagggttgtcaatatgacttaatCGTGTTATGTACAGGCATGTATTGCACAACAAACACTATTCAGCAATACttctgaatccaaagccaaacCACCTTCTTCCTTGTCTTCTGGTGAGATATTGTTCATAGCTTGAGTAAGATCATTGGAAGATGCACTTTTGTGTATCAGAACAAAAATTAATAGACAATAACAAAGACAAAGACTAACTGACCATGTTACAGAGACAAGTCTCAGGCACAGATTTATTTTAACATTAATTATCTCGTGTATCATTCTAATAAACTACTGGATGGTAACCTATGTGAACTACGCGCCCGATATTAAAGATAATATCAAGTTATTATTTGTATAAAATTGAATCTCATAATAATCTGTGCTAAACAAagattaaaataaataaataaatagatgtTATAAATCATCTAGTTAAAAGAAATTGAAGTCAAgtataattataaaatttcacCGTATAATCCTTTTTTTGACTAATATGACTTATAGATCTAGTTATAATTCTAGTTATGCAtctaattattttatttgttatattaATCTAAATGTTAACttttactaatataattatttaaaagtaaATCAGCGCTTGGATGAAAACTAAGAAATAGAAATTAATGTGAAAACAAAGTATACATAGAGTATAAGTCAATTCGTATTAGTTGAGATTTAAttaactaaaattttaaaaatagttataTAATTTTTCTAGTGAGTAGCAAGATTTGGTAATTTTGTGTCTAAATTGAACACACTTTCGCTTATTGATATAGATAGTTGATAACCTGTGTGGAGCAGATTAAAATATCGAATTAGTATTTGTACTGCGAAATATGGATCAAagttaatattttaatatgaaatATTAAATTGACACTTGTAAAGAATaattatgtagttaaaaaaaATCGACTCAgatatgaattttttttaatataattttaattctgcattgttttacttgttataaaaaattaaatatattagtTTTGTTCGTGTGAAACGAATCATATGGTTATCTTATGAACaaaatttttgtaattttaaataatttaatattagttaatattatttgataattatcttaaaattaattttttcaatatagtttgtttaataatacttaattattgataaaaaaataaaaacaaatataggCTTGCATGAACATTAACTAATAGAAAATTAAGTTTAAagagaatagaagtcaatttgtgtTAGATGAGTACCAAAACTTGATATTTTTTACTTACTTTTAACTGCAATAAAACATTGTTTCAGTTATTAATAAAGTGTACAAATTTTAATtatcttatgaaccaaatatttgttattttagataatttaataatgtattaataaatattatcttataattattttataattaactttttcaatatagtttatcttatattatttaattattgataaaaaattattcttcaaattaaaagtaaataaacGCTTGAATAATACtaactaataaaaataaattttagataGAATAAAAgtaagtaccaaaatttggtaaTTCAATATTTCAGTATTTTTGTGCACAAAAACACGATTTCCATAAAAAGTATAGATTACACCAATTTTTCTCACATTACAAATACTTAGtaaaatatatatcatattgCTACCAACAGATTTTGATAATGCTGATTTATTTTTTTGAGCATAGATGTAAGGTAGGACAGAATTATGAACATTGCTATTATTTAAGTTAattatatttcaaaaaatataaatgCAGGAGATTAAAAGTCTAAATAAACACAAATGAACATGTCCAAATCCTGCTGGCTATTTTGTTGACTGAAAAAATATATTTTCGAGGCAATAATATAATGGCAGAGACGAATGATATTTGTCAGGAATATATGGTGAAGGGAGTAAAATAGTGGCCCCTACTGGTATCTATCTTTTTTTAACAATAAAACAAGAACATGACATTTCAATTAGGTAAATTCCAAAACAATAAAACAAGCTCTTTTAATAGTGGTGTCGTTGTTATGTAAAAAAAGTAGAGAGATGTTACTTATGATGAAAGTGATGTTAAAAGATACTTAGATATTAAATTTATATAGACGAAAAATAGATATGGTAATATTATATAAAATAGCACAGATCTGCATGCTACTGGTGTAAATTTGAAGTAAACATCAAAGTTGTTCTTCTAAAAAATTGAAAAGAGAACATGCTCCTTTAGGTTGAGTTGTACATGTATATTAATATACGGAACTTAAGAAAAATTGTATGATTCATATAtggaaattaatttttttttataattttatgaaaaaGTAAGAAAAATGATGAAGTGGGAGAAATTAATGAATGTGACCGCAtctaataaaattttataa carries:
- the LOC141690650 gene encoding uncharacterized protein LOC141690650; the encoded protein is MSQEDGDEHWCLPKINTIKVNFDAAIFEKSGCNSFAFIARDHEGGLVEARSKCQRGSPKPERVKAIGIHGAPSWVKNKDLCDDVIESDCLQIVQAIRSSIKCFSNVGSVINECRVLLASFKYKNIMFRFVKRSANKVAH